One window of Halorussus sp. MSC15.2 genomic DNA carries:
- a CDS encoding DUF5828 family protein, whose protein sequence is MEESVSGFKLRGTWGDIVEHGERITEALREADVSGDAYEEWEEWRPKHHERLGEDVSEKTAEQASVGEGKGEKKGKTPDDDLKTAGEKISESYEKLEDEETDEAVSKWQDSVSYVARAADSASRKALRKVEDTVYQKVMTRLAPYYFDNDLISANVQQVGRGDGEEEFVFEVNINDDQLKQTVSDKLAAYEDEVNRWHVATEKDTDIAEAAEGVEAPEEPEQPHSKTT, encoded by the coding sequence ATGGAAGAGAGCGTTTCGGGATTCAAGCTCCGCGGAACGTGGGGCGACATCGTCGAACACGGCGAGCGCATCACGGAGGCACTCCGCGAGGCCGACGTCTCCGGCGACGCCTACGAGGAGTGGGAAGAGTGGCGACCCAAACACCACGAGCGACTCGGCGAGGACGTGTCAGAGAAGACCGCCGAGCAGGCGTCCGTCGGCGAAGGGAAGGGCGAGAAGAAGGGCAAGACGCCCGACGACGACCTCAAGACCGCGGGCGAGAAGATAAGCGAATCCTACGAGAAACTCGAGGACGAGGAGACCGACGAGGCCGTGAGCAAGTGGCAGGACTCGGTGAGCTACGTCGCACGCGCGGCCGACTCCGCGAGTCGGAAGGCCCTGCGGAAGGTCGAGGACACCGTCTACCAGAAGGTGATGACCCGACTCGCACCCTACTACTTCGACAACGACCTCATCAGCGCGAACGTTCAGCAGGTCGGCCGGGGCGACGGCGAAGAGGAGTTCGTCTTCGAGGTCAACATCAACGACGACCAACTCAAGCAGACGGTCAGCGACAAACTGGCTGCCTACGAGGACGAGGTCAACCGGTGGCACGTCGCCACCGAGAAGGACACGGACATCGCCGAGGCCGCGGAGGGCGTCGAAGCGCCCGAGGAACCCGAACAGCCGCACTCGAAGACGACTTGA
- a CDS encoding glutathione S-transferase N-terminal domain-containing protein codes for MSQSTSAESAITLYRLQACPYCERVVNKLQEYDLDYRSRFVEPMHSDRNVVKRISGKRTVPAIVDENTGVTMSESANIVDYLDRTYGAGGAE; via the coding sequence ATGAGCCAGTCAACCAGCGCCGAGTCGGCGATAACCCTGTACCGCTTGCAGGCGTGCCCGTACTGCGAGCGCGTGGTCAACAAGCTACAGGAGTACGACCTCGACTACCGCTCGCGGTTCGTGGAACCGATGCACAGCGACCGCAACGTCGTCAAGCGCATCTCGGGCAAGCGAACCGTCCCGGCCATCGTGGACGAGAACACCGGCGTCACGATGAGCGAGAGCGCCAACATCGTGGACTACCTCGACCGGACATACGGCGCGGGAGGTGCCGAGTAA
- a CDS encoding inorganic phosphate transporter, protein MVGSGVVTLVIAGIASLFMAWAIGAGSSGSTPFAPAVGANAISVMRAGFFVGLLGFFGAVLQGANVSEAVGTELIGGVQLTAIAATTGLLVAAILVAIGVFTGYPIATAFTVTGAIVGVGLAMGGDPAWAKYRQISALWVLTPVVGSTIAYTTARLLRSERTSEGVVIPLLGGFVGLIIANVKFVIFGPPDVSQSVAETAADALSLPAVAGFETGRIVVSLAVAGFIAGLLAWDVHRDLDAGQRHFLLALGSLVAFSAGGSQVGLAIGPLVPLLDPFEIPLVPVLVGGGLGLLAGSWTGAPRMIKALAQDYSALGPRRSIAALIPSFAIAQVAVFFGIPVSFNEIIVSAIVGSGFAAEGGSSVSKRKMGFTVLAWVASLVLAIGVGYGAFTLIDTVS, encoded by the coding sequence ATGGTCGGGAGTGGCGTCGTAACGTTGGTAATCGCAGGCATCGCCAGCCTCTTCATGGCGTGGGCCATCGGCGCGGGGTCGTCCGGGTCCACGCCGTTTGCACCAGCCGTCGGCGCGAACGCCATCTCCGTAATGCGGGCCGGATTCTTCGTCGGTCTCCTCGGCTTCTTCGGAGCCGTGTTGCAGGGCGCGAACGTCTCGGAAGCCGTCGGTACGGAACTCATCGGCGGGGTCCAACTGACGGCCATCGCGGCGACGACTGGACTGCTCGTCGCGGCGATACTTGTCGCCATCGGCGTCTTCACGGGCTATCCCATCGCCACGGCGTTCACCGTCACCGGGGCCATCGTCGGCGTCGGACTGGCGATGGGCGGCGACCCGGCGTGGGCGAAGTACCGCCAGATTTCCGCGCTGTGGGTTCTGACCCCGGTCGTCGGCAGTACCATCGCGTACACGACCGCCAGACTCCTCCGGTCCGAGCGCACCTCCGAAGGGGTCGTCATCCCGTTGCTCGGCGGCTTCGTCGGTCTCATCATCGCCAACGTCAAGTTCGTGATATTCGGGCCGCCGGACGTGAGCCAATCGGTCGCCGAGACCGCGGCCGACGCGCTGTCGCTGCCCGCGGTCGCCGGGTTCGAGACCGGCCGAATCGTCGTCTCGCTCGCGGTCGCGGGATTCATCGCCGGACTGTTGGCGTGGGACGTCCACCGGGACCTTGACGCCGGACAGCGCCACTTCCTGCTCGCGCTCGGGAGCCTCGTGGCGTTCTCGGCGGGCGGGTCGCAGGTCGGTCTCGCCATCGGACCGCTGGTCCCCCTGCTGGACCCCTTCGAGATTCCGCTCGTGCCGGTCCTCGTCGGCGGCGGTCTCGGCCTGCTCGCCGGGTCGTGGACCGGCGCGCCGCGGATGATAAAGGCGCTGGCGCAGGACTACTCGGCGCTGGGTCCCCGGCGGTCCATCGCGGCGCTCATCCCCTCGTTCGCCATCGCGCAGGTCGCGGTCTTCTTCGGGATTCCGGTGTCGTTCAACGAGATTATCGTGAGCGCAATCGTCGGGAGCGGGTTCGCCGCGGAGGGCGGTAGCAGCGTGAGCAAGCGGAAGATGGGCTTCACCGTGCTGGCGTGGGTCGCGTCGCTCGTGCTGGCCATCGGCGTCGGTTACGGCGCGTTCACGCTCATCGACACGGTGAGCTAA
- a CDS encoding hemolysin family protein, with protein MVTWGGAVVIVLLIALSGFFSSSEIAMFSLANHRVDALVEDKVPGAETVNELKSDPHRLLVTILVGNNIVNIAMSSIATALVGMHVESAGMAVLLSTFGITSLVLLFGESAPKSYAVENTESWALRIARPLKLSEYVLLPLVVLFDYLTRVVNKVTGGRSAIETSYVTRDEIQDMIETGEREGVLEEDEREMLQRIFRFNNTIAKEVMTPRLDMTAVPKTASVEEAIETLVQGGHERVPVYEGSLDNVIGVIHIRDLVREQTYGEHDHLELEDVIQPTLHVPESKNVDELLTEMRENRMQMVIVIDEFGTTEGLVTMEDMVEEIVGDILEGEEEEPIEYVDDDTIIVQGELNIDEVNEALDIELPEGEEFETIAGFIFNRAGRLVEEGEDITYDGVRLHVEQVENTRIMKARVTKLDEVERAESEGQRETEIEEGVETEG; from the coding sequence ATGGTTACGTGGGGTGGTGCAGTAGTCATCGTCCTCCTCATCGCGCTCTCCGGATTCTTCTCGTCTTCGGAAATCGCCATGTTCTCGCTGGCGAACCACCGGGTGGACGCGCTGGTCGAGGACAAGGTGCCGGGCGCGGAGACGGTCAACGAACTCAAGTCCGACCCGCACCGCCTGTTGGTGACGATTCTGGTCGGCAACAACATCGTCAACATCGCCATGTCGTCGATAGCGACGGCGCTCGTCGGTATGCACGTCGAGAGCGCGGGGATGGCAGTCCTCCTCTCCACCTTCGGGATTACCTCTCTCGTTCTGCTGTTCGGCGAGTCCGCGCCCAAGAGCTACGCGGTGGAGAACACCGAATCGTGGGCGCTCCGCATCGCTCGCCCGCTGAAACTGTCGGAGTACGTCCTCCTCCCGCTGGTCGTCCTGTTCGACTACCTCACCAGAGTCGTCAACAAGGTCACCGGCGGGCGGTCGGCCATCGAAACGTCGTACGTGACCCGCGACGAGATTCAGGACATGATAGAGACCGGCGAGCGCGAGGGCGTCCTCGAAGAGGACGAGCGCGAGATGCTCCAGCGCATCTTCCGGTTCAACAACACCATCGCCAAAGAGGTCATGACCCCGCGTCTGGACATGACCGCCGTTCCGAAGACCGCGAGCGTCGAGGAGGCCATCGAGACGCTGGTCCAAGGCGGCCACGAGCGCGTCCCCGTCTACGAGGGGAGCCTCGACAACGTCATCGGCGTCATCCACATCCGCGACTTGGTTCGGGAACAGACCTACGGCGAACACGACCACCTCGAACTGGAGGACGTGATTCAGCCGACTCTCCACGTCCCCGAGAGCAAGAACGTGGACGAACTTCTGACCGAGATGCGCGAGAACCGGATGCAGATGGTCATCGTCATCGACGAGTTCGGAACCACCGAGGGGCTGGTGACGATGGAAGACATGGTCGAGGAAATCGTCGGCGACATCCTCGAAGGCGAGGAGGAGGAACCCATCGAGTACGTGGACGACGACACCATCATCGTGCAGGGCGAACTCAACATCGACGAGGTCAACGAGGCGCTCGACATCGAACTGCCGGAGGGCGAGGAGTTCGAGACTATCGCAGGGTTCATCTTCAACCGCGCCGGTCGCCTCGTCGAGGAGGGCGAGGACATCACCTACGACGGCGTGCGCCTCCACGTCGAACAGGTCGAGAACACCCGCATCATGAAGGCCCGCGTGACGAAACTCGACGAGGTCGAACGCGCCGAGAGCGAGGGCCAGCGAGAGACCGAAATCGAAGAAGGCGTCGAGACCGAAGGGTAG